Proteins found in one Prochlorothrix hollandica PCC 9006 = CALU 1027 genomic segment:
- the hpnH gene encoding adenosyl-hopene transferase HpnH, translating to MAIHWLQAFEVGKYLVSQRLSGRKRFPLVLMLEPLFRCNLACPGCGKIQHPTEILKQNLSPEECFKAAEECGAPVVSIPGGEPLLHPQIDEIVTGLVARKKFVYLCSNAILLEKSLHKFKPSPYLTLSIHLDGLGEKHDECVDRKGVFDTAVKAIKAAKAQGFRVTTNTTVFEGTDPKEMQDFFDFSTNELKVDGMMVSPGYSYEWAPDQDHFLKREQTSALFRAILAPYRNGSKKWNFNHSPLFMDFLMGQKDYECTPWGSPSYNVLGWQKPCYLLNEGHYKSFQELLDQTDWDQYGRKSGKPQCQDCMVHCGFEPTAAMDSMEPGNIGRSVGSLIGMS from the coding sequence TGCTAGAACCGCTGTTCCGCTGCAACTTGGCCTGTCCCGGTTGTGGCAAAATCCAGCACCCGACGGAAATCCTGAAGCAAAACCTCAGCCCTGAGGAGTGCTTTAAGGCTGCTGAAGAATGTGGCGCTCCGGTGGTTTCCATCCCTGGGGGTGAACCCCTTCTCCATCCCCAAATTGATGAAATCGTCACAGGCTTAGTGGCCCGCAAGAAATTTGTCTACCTGTGCAGCAACGCCATTCTCTTGGAAAAGAGCCTGCACAAATTCAAGCCTTCCCCCTACCTCACCCTCAGCATCCACTTGGATGGTTTAGGGGAAAAGCATGATGAATGCGTCGATCGCAAGGGTGTGTTTGACACCGCCGTTAAAGCCATCAAAGCAGCCAAGGCCCAGGGGTTCCGGGTTACCACCAATACCACGGTGTTCGAGGGTACGGATCCCAAGGAAATGCAGGACTTCTTTGACTTCTCCACCAATGAGCTGAAGGTGGACGGCATGATGGTGTCCCCTGGCTATAGCTATGAGTGGGCACCGGACCAAGACCATTTCCTCAAGCGGGAACAAACCAGCGCCCTCTTCCGGGCGATTTTGGCTCCCTACCGCAACGGTAGCAAGAAGTGGAACTTCAACCACAGCCCCCTGTTCATGGACTTCCTCATGGGCCAGAAGGATTACGAGTGTACGCCCTGGGGCAGCCCCAGCTATAACGTTCTCGGGTGGCAGAAGCCCTGTTATCTGCTCAATGAGGGCCATTACAAGTCCTTCCAGGAACTGCTGGATCAGACGGATTGGGATCAGTATGGCCGCAAGAGTGGCAAGCCCCAATGCCAAGATTGCATGGTTCACTGTGGTTTTGAACCGACGGCGGCGATGGATTCCATGGAACCGGGCAACATCGGTCGATCGGTGGGTTCTCTGATCGGTATGTCTTAG
- a CDS encoding SMR family transporter codes for MLQTVVTLVLILFSAVLNTSAQVLLKFGADQSPINPYVIGGLFTYGVSSIVYIGLLGRLNLSLVYPIIIGITTIATVTAGLLIFKEKISFTSWMGVGLVLAGIFTMFLGRSAQS; via the coding sequence ATGCTGCAAACTGTTGTGACCCTGGTTCTCATTCTGTTTAGTGCTGTCCTCAACACATCCGCCCAGGTTCTGTTGAAATTCGGGGCCGATCAAAGCCCCATCAATCCCTATGTCATCGGAGGGCTATTTACCTATGGTGTCAGTTCCATTGTTTACATTGGCTTGCTGGGGCGATTAAACCTATCCCTGGTCTATCCCATCATTATTGGGATTACGACGATCGCCACCGTCACCGCTGGACTGTTGATTTTCAAGGAAAAAATATCCTTCACCAGTTGGATGGGGGTGGGGTTAGTGTTGGCGGGCATTTTTACAATGTTTCTGGGGCGATCGGCCCAAAGCTAA
- the gndA gene encoding NADP-dependent phosphogluconate dehydrogenase: MAKQNFGLIGLAVMGENLALNVERNGFAVSVFNRSTDKVDAFMEGRAKGKNFFGAHSIEEFVDSLEQPRRILVMVKAGGPVDAVIEQLKPLLAPGDMIIDGGNSLYTDTERRVQDLESLGFRFIGMGVSGGEEGALNGPSLMPGGTEAAYREIEPIVTKIAAQVDDGPCVTYIGSGGSGHYVKMVHNGIEYGDMQLIAEAYDLLQAGAGLDHNQLHEVFKDWNQTDELNSFLVEITTDIFKKLDPDTGGPLVELIRDAAGQKGTGRWTVISALELGVSIPTITAAVNARIMSGLKEERVAAAQALTGPTDSYEGDRQTFVNQVRDALYCSKICSYAQGMALIAAASKEYGYNLDLGETARIWKGGCIIRAGFLNKIKKAFDENPGLPNLLLAPEFKQTILDRQDAWRTVVATAAKLGLPVPAFSASLDYFDSYRRDRLPQNLTQAQRDYFGAHTYERLDKAGTFHTEWGS; the protein is encoded by the coding sequence ATGGCAAAGCAAAACTTCGGTCTCATTGGTCTGGCGGTCATGGGGGAAAACTTGGCCCTCAACGTGGAGCGCAACGGCTTTGCCGTCTCGGTGTTTAATCGATCGACGGATAAGGTGGATGCCTTCATGGAGGGACGGGCCAAAGGTAAAAACTTCTTTGGTGCCCACTCCATCGAAGAATTTGTGGACTCCCTGGAACAACCGCGCCGGATTCTGGTGATGGTTAAGGCCGGTGGACCCGTGGATGCCGTCATCGAGCAGCTCAAGCCCCTGTTGGCTCCGGGAGATATGATCATTGATGGAGGCAACTCCCTCTACACCGACACCGAGCGCCGGGTGCAAGACCTGGAGAGCCTGGGCTTCCGCTTCATTGGCATGGGGGTCAGCGGGGGCGAGGAAGGTGCCCTCAACGGTCCCAGCCTGATGCCGGGGGGAACCGAAGCGGCCTACCGAGAAATTGAGCCGATCGTCACCAAAATTGCCGCCCAGGTGGATGATGGTCCCTGTGTCACCTACATCGGTTCTGGGGGATCCGGCCACTATGTCAAAATGGTGCACAACGGCATTGAGTATGGCGATATGCAGCTCATTGCCGAAGCCTATGATCTGCTCCAGGCGGGGGCCGGGTTGGATCACAACCAACTCCATGAGGTGTTCAAGGACTGGAACCAAACCGATGAACTGAACTCTTTCCTGGTGGAGATCACCACGGATATTTTCAAAAAACTGGATCCCGACACGGGCGGTCCCTTGGTGGAGCTAATTCGCGATGCCGCAGGCCAGAAGGGCACCGGACGCTGGACCGTGATCAGTGCCCTGGAATTGGGGGTTTCCATTCCCACCATCACCGCTGCGGTCAATGCTCGCATTATGTCTGGACTCAAGGAAGAGCGGGTGGCAGCGGCCCAGGCACTGACCGGTCCCACGGATTCCTACGAGGGCGATCGCCAAACCTTCGTCAACCAGGTGCGAGATGCCCTCTATTGCTCCAAAATCTGCTCCTATGCCCAGGGTATGGCCCTGATTGCAGCAGCGTCCAAGGAATATGGCTATAACCTGGATCTGGGGGAAACAGCCCGTATTTGGAAGGGTGGCTGCATTATTCGCGCCGGTTTCCTCAATAAAATCAAGAAAGCCTTTGATGAAAATCCCGGCTTGCCCAACCTGCTGCTAGCCCCAGAGTTTAAGCAGACGATCCTCGATCGCCAGGATGCATGGCGCACCGTGGTGGCCACTGCCGCCAAGTTGGGTCTGCCTGTGCCCGCCTTCAGTGCGTCGTTGGATTATTTCGATAGTTACCGCCGCGATCGCCTGCCCCAAAACCTGACCCAGGCCCAGCGGGACTATTTCGGTGCCCACACCTACGAGCGTCTGGACAAGGCCGGAACGTTCCACACGGAATGGGGATCTTAA